In a genomic window of Phyllostomus discolor isolate MPI-MPIP mPhyDis1 chromosome 5, mPhyDis1.pri.v3, whole genome shotgun sequence:
- the LOC114497089 gene encoding LOW QUALITY PROTEIN: 60S ribosomal protein L7a-like (The sequence of the model RefSeq protein was modified relative to this genomic sequence to represent the inferred CDS: inserted 1 base in 1 codon) produces the protein MDHGFHWPCALVPIQTAAAVFQESWVSAPGPALLPSQLTWLTAYASTHSKYFFKKLNQKLAHKYQPETKQERKQILLVWAEKRAANKGSVPTKRPPVFRAGVNTATTLVENKKAQLAAMAHDMGPIXLAVFLPTLCQKVGAPYCVTTGKVGLHCLVHRKTCTTSAFTQVNSEDKGALAKLVEAIQTNYKDRYHGICCHWGGSALGP, from the exons ATGGATCACGGGTTCCACTGGCCATGTGCACTGGTTCCCATACAGACTGCAGCGGCCGTCTTCCAAGAAAGTTGGGTCTCTGCTCCTGGCCCGGCGCTACTGCCATCCCAGCTCACCTGGCTAACTGCCTATG CCAGCACCCATTCAAAATActtctttaagaaattaaatcaaaAGCTGGCCCACAAGTACCAACCAGAGACAAAGCAAGAGAGGAAGCAGATATTGCTGGTCTGGGCCGAGAAAAGAGCTGCCAACAAAGGCAGTGTCCCTACCAAGAGGCCACCTGTCTTTCGAGCAGGGGTTAACACTGCCACCACCCTGGTGGAGAACAAGAAGGCCCAGCTGGCAGCAATGGCACATGATATGGGTCCCA AGCTGGCTGTCTTCCTGCCCACCCTGTGTCAGAAGGTGGGGGCTCCCTACTGCGTCACCACGGGGAAGGTCGGGCTGCACTGTCTGGTCCACAGGAAGACCTGCACCACCAGCGCCTTCACACAGGTTAACTCAGAAGACAAAGGAGCCCTGGCTAAGCTGGTGGAAGCTATCCAGACCAATTACAAGGACAGATACCATGGGATCTGCTGCCACTGGGGTGGCAGTGCCCTGGGTCCATAA